GTTGGATCTGTATACCACTTCTAAATGAGTTGTGTTTAGTcaatttatttgcatttctctGATTCCATTACAGGGTGTATGTCAGACCTCTGACTGGCACTTCAAGAAGAACCAGAGGGGAGAAAAGTGAGATTGTAGAGTTCAGAACCATGGATGCTTGCTTTGGTAATATTGTGTTCAGCTCCAAGTTTGACTCAGGGAATCTGGCACGTGTGGAGAAGGTGGAAAAGGGCAGCTCTAGCCCTCCTACCGATGCTCCCAGTGGAAGTGCCCTCTCAGGGTCAAACCTTACCCCTGACTATGAGTTCAATGTGTGGACGCAGCCAGACTGCGGTGGCACAGAACATGAGAATGGAAACAGgtataaaagaagaaaacaacaacttctgCTCATGTTGCAATTCCATTATGCTATTCACATTAGAGCACAGCAACATGATTAGTCAATGCCTCTTTCTAGATAAATGTTTACTTGCTGCACACAGCCCATACTATTGGTTACATTACTTTTCGATTCCCAAATCATGCTTTTCAGATCGTGGTTTCACTTCAGTGTACGGGGTGCTGCTTCGGGAAAGATACTGAAGATCAATGTGATGAACATGAACAACCAGAGGAAGCTCTATAGCCAGGGTATGGCTCCTCTTGTACGCACTTCACCTGGCAAGAACCGGTGGGAAAGGATTCGGGAAAGACCCACAGCTGAGGTATGTACACTGTCAGGGAAAGGATCAGGAGCCACTGAGGAAGTTGGCTGTTACTTTGTTTTCTCACATCTATTATTCTCTTTCTCATAAtatgtctcttcctttcttctgtCCCGTTGCAGATTGTTGATAACCAGTTCATCCTCTCATTCTCTCACCGGCTGTTGGAGGTACGAGGGGTGACCACCTACTTCTCTTTCTGCTTCCCCTTCTCTTATAGTGAGTGCCAAGAGATGATGCAGCAGTTTGATAAAAGCTACCCTAATGCTGCTCAACTCAGTCCGAGCAGGtacaacaccacacacacacacacacacacacacacacctatggcCCAGATGGAGTGTTGTGGGGTGGCACTAGGCCCTTTTTGAAACTGgtagtacttttttttttaatgaatcttTTCTCCCAACAATCTTGTCCTCTCACTCAGTGCCCCAGACAGTGTGTATTATCATAGGGAGTTGTTGTGCCACTCTCTGGATGGTAATAGGGTCGACCTAATCACTGTGACCAACTGCAACGGGAtgcaagaggagagagaaccCCGTCTGCCGAAGCTGTTTCCAGACACCAACACGCCAAGATCACACCGCTTCTCCAGCAAAAGGGTATCACTCAATCATACATGAACATATCAGTATTCTCTTTCTTAATGTGGCAACTTTAATGGCTTACAATGACAACACTTAGGGGTGAGGTGGAATCACTGAATAATGTCAGAACAGTGAAGCTGACCCTCGGtccttgtgtgtctgcttgtgtatGCAGGTGTTTTTTCTCAGCAGTCGAGTGCACCCCGGGGAGACTCCCTCATCCTTTGTGTTTAACGGTTTTCTCAACTTCATCCTAAGAAGTGATGACCCTCGTGCTCATGCGCTTCggaacatgtttgttttcaagCTCATTCCCATGCTCAACCCAGATGGAGTCGTTCGTGGGCACTACAGGTAAGAATTGCACATGTAGTGGCATGCACCATCCCTTCTATACCAATGTAAACATTGTTTGGCTCAGTGCTCGGTAATGTTTAAACTGATCCACAGTCGGGGCTCAGTGTAGAGCAGGgttgtctttcaatcagaggatcggcggttcaatccccggctccactagtccatgtcaatgtgtccttgggcaaaacTCTGAACCcgaaattgctcccgtagctctgtctatggtgtgtgtgttaattagtcctgatgggcaggtggcacatTGCATGGCAGCTCCTGTcatcggtgtatgaatgggtgaatgatgacatgtagtgttaaaaagctttgagtggtcagaagactagaaaaccATTGGAGAAGTACAGtcctttttacctttttatctTAATTGCATGGTTTGCATTGATTTTTCACTTATTATTTAGTCGTTTACTAGTTATGAAAGAGTTTTCTCTTTCTATTGtggatgtgttttaaaaagggcTTGGGAATGTGATGAATTGTCATGCTGCACTGATCCAACATTGTCACAAAGCTATTTTGCTTTCTCTCATCATATGGCTGATCCTGTAGCAGGGCAGCAGGTAATATATTtcagaaacttttttttgttaaacaaaaaagaagcgATACTTTCCCTGTCTGAAGTCTAGGTCATGCACATGCTTACATGTTAAATCCTAAACTTGGTTACCCTTTATACAGGGCCAAGAAGTCAGCTTCTCCCAGAAATCTCGCTGAATAAATCAGGTTTCTTTCTACCTAATAATAGTGAAAACCGTTTTTCCCATACACAtgccattttaaaaagaaaagaaaacagggaaACCCTGTTCAATTTCCAAGCCTTACTACAGTGGAGAAATGTATGGTTGGGCATCTGCTATGTTCTGTCAACAATGTTAACAGGCTTTTCTTAAAGTATACTAATAGCAATATTTTTTCCAGGACTGATTCCAGGGGTGTGAACTTGAACAGACAATACTTAAACCCCAGCCCTGAGCTGCACCCTTCCATCTATGCAGCCAAAACACTTTTGCTCTACCACCACACATACAACCGTCTGCACAATACACATTCCAGTACTCACTATAGCAgccccacacacatgcagactccTCCCCTGAGCTTAAAACCTCAGCCTCAATCTCCTCCCTTCACCTCCCTTGAAGTCAGTTTGAACCAACGAAATGCAAAGAATGACACAAATCCTGCGCTGCCAGAAGTCCAGATGTTGATGGAGGAAAACACCTGGGTCCCCACAGAGATGAGGAAGGTGGACCAGAACAGCTCATCAAGCTCCTCTGAGACTGTAGCTGCTGTTACAGTAGAGGTAACGGTACCAGAAGTGGAAGAACATGAATTAATTCCACCACATGAGGGGGGAGTGGCATATTATGTGGATTTACATGGCCATGCCTCTAAGCGGGGGTGCTTCATGTATGGAAATAACCTTCCTGACGAGAGCCAGCAGGTGAATATTATTCAATGTACTCACCCtccctttgttgtttttagaaaaGTATTTAGTTTTGATTTTGTGTCAATGACATATTTGTTCATCCGCATACGGCAGTCACAGAAGATggtgtatttctttttgttataTACATCTAATCTTCTGTGCACACCTTCTCTCTGCAGGTAGAGAACATGCTGTATCCAAGGCTGATCGCTGTAAACTCTGCCCACTTTGATTTCCTGGGCTGTAACTTCTCAGAGAAAAACATGTATTCACGAGACAAGAGGGATGGCCAGTCTAAAGAAGGCAGCGGGCGGGTGGCCATTCACAAGGCCATAGGGCTGCTTCACAGGTCCGATGTGAATGAGTTCACAAAACGTCAACATTTTATATTCAGTTATCACCTCAAGAAAATCTGTTTTGATCACTTCTTTGGTGATATACAATTAATTTTAAATCAGTTTAATAAAAACGGCTGCTGTAGCAGTTCTTTTTCAGTCATCACCTTGAATGTAAATGACCTTATGTCAACTCAAGTTTGTTTTAGATCtgtaaatgttatgtttttaacaTGTTTCTGTTATTGGGTCCCCACCAGCTACACTTTGGAGTGCAACTACAACACAGGAAAAAC
The nucleotide sequence above comes from Cyclopterus lumpus isolate fCycLum1 chromosome 24, fCycLum1.pri, whole genome shotgun sequence. Encoded proteins:
- the agbl5 gene encoding cytosolic carboxypeptidase-like protein 5 isoform X1, with amino-acid sequence MDACFGNIVFSSKFDSGNLARVEKVEKGSSSPPTDAPSGSALSGSNLTPDYEFNVWTQPDCGGTEHENGNRSWFHFSVRGAASGKILKINVMNMNNQRKLYSQGMAPLVRTSPGKNRWERIRERPTAEIVDNQFILSFSHRLLEVRGVTTYFSFCFPFSYSECQEMMQQFDKSYPNAAQLSPSSAPDSVYYHRELLCHSLDGNRVDLITVTNCNGMQEEREPRLPKLFPDTNTPRSHRFSSKRVFFLSSRVHPGETPSSFVFNGFLNFILRSDDPRAHALRNMFVFKLIPMLNPDGVVRGHYRTDSRGVNLNRQYLNPSPELHPSIYAAKTLLLYHHTYNRLHNTHSSTHYSSPTHMQTPPLSLKPQPQSPPFTSLEVSLNQRNAKNDTNPALPEVQMLMEENTWVPTEMRKVDQNSSSSSSETVAAVTVEVTVPEVEEHELIPPHEGGVAYYVDLHGHASKRGCFMYGNNLPDESQQVENMLYPRLIAVNSAHFDFLGCNFSEKNMYSRDKRDGQSKEGSGRVAIHKAIGLLHSYTLECNYNTGKTMNTIPPACHDNGRATPPPTPSFPPKYTPEIFEQVGRAVAISALDMAECNPWPRLVLSEHSCLMNLRAWILKHVRNTKGLNTHIHAHPLPRTHHNGSKASPPKSFNNCLPGSASENTLSRIRCNSHSSSSQTPSPKMHSSPSFTFGCPPSRTHTQHNGTHTSGRGVNKTLGPVRDPKPQERRRPPHHRSILRSPSNSHTPSRPPLSPPSSSSSSSSVCAAGYCPLPASVSMTGLSCPDFQAGGPSSAGWSRMPLPMRRVGKGCRTLTVTHHPAEARTETAKDVGPEHTFSSIKFSKYELQPHMSRIPIRRAGSTETPLPHGSKTSPTSINPVSSGEKEETATMKVWNLLRPGLHRHLSLSGVSGKEGAMQLASKALMKTSPDKTLHYRGNTIIETAHEKDETVQQVEETPPKPLPETVTLCGEA
- the agbl5 gene encoding cytosolic carboxypeptidase-like protein 5 isoform X2; this translates as MDACFGNIVFSSKFDSGNLARVEKVEKGSSSPPTDAPSGSALSGSNLTPDYEFNVWTQPDCGGTEHENGNRSWFHFSVRGAASGKILKINVMNMNNQRKLYSQGMAPLVRTSPGKNRWERIRERPTAEIVDNQFILSFSHRLLEVRGVTTYFSFCFPFSYSECQEMMQQFDKSYPNAAQLSPSSAPDSVYYHRELLCHSLDGNRVDLITVTNCNGMQEEREPRLPKLFPDTNTPRSHRFSSKRVFFLSSRVHPGETPSSFVFNGFLNFILRSDDPRAHALRNMFVFKLIPMLNPDGVVRGHYRTDSRGVNLNRQYLNPSPELHPSIYAAKTLLLYHHTYNRLHNTHSSTHYSSPTHMQTPPLSLKPQPQSPPFTSLEVSLNQRNAKNDTNPALPEVQMLMEENTWVPTEMRKVDQNSSSSSSETVAAVTVEVTVPEVEEHELIPPHEGGVAYYVDLHGHASKRGCFMYGNNLPDESQQVENMLYPRLIAVNSAHFDFLGCNFSEKNMYSRDKRDGQSKEGSGRVAIHKAIGLLHSYTLECNYNTGKTMNTIPPACHDNGRATPPPTPSFPPKYTPEIFEQVGRAVAISALDMAECNPWPRLVLSEHSCLMNLRAWILKHVRNTKGLNTHIHAHPLPRTHHNGSKASPPKSFNNCLPGSASENTLSRIRCNSHSSSSQTPSPKMHSSPSFTFGCPPSRTHTQHNGTHTSGRGVNKTLGPVRGLSCPDFQAGGPSSAGWSRMPLPMRRVGKGCRTLTVTHHPAEARTETAKDVGPEHTFSSIKFSKYELQPHMSRIPIRRAGSTETPLPHGSKTSPTSINPVSSGEKEETATMKVWNLLRPGLHRHLSLSGVSGKEGAMQLASKALMKTSPDKTLHYRGNTIIETAHEKDETVQQVEETPPKPLPETVTLCGEA